The window TCCTCACCCTCCGTAACAGTAACCTGAATCTAATGTAAAGCAAATGTGTCCCACAACAAGTCTGTTGAGTATTTATTCATTCAAAACACTCAGATTTAAGGTGTCTGTTTAAACATGTTCCAGCACTCAGTGAAGTGTGAGTGACGACTGTCCTTCAGTTAatctcccccccctccagagGCACAGCTGAAAAACATGACATTGATCAGTGTCGCTGTCCTTCACACATAAGCTCCACAAAGGAGGGAGTCAAATCCTCTGCACAGCACTGTGATTCATATCTAATTATCTGTCTGTGCGCCACATGTCCACCCTGATCAAGTTTAAACCCCTGCTCTCACATGCTTGGTTCGGATCTCCGGGtggaatttaaaacaaacagaaaaaacccCAGCGTTTCCCATCTCATCCAAAGTCATTAAAATCCCCTTGATTACTTTTAACGGTGATGAATTTACAGACATGTGTACGAAGTCATGATTTCCAGGAGCTTTACTGTCACTCAGGATTTCACTTTGGCAATGTGGTCAACGCACAAAGCTGCATCTGGCTCTGAACTATTGCATATCACCCATAATGAGACTATTACACCTCAGCGCTGCCGCATGGCTCCTTCATCTACGCTGGACACGTCACAAACAGGATTCAGTCAATCTGGAACAGGCAGGTTTACATCACACAGCCTCCGACGTGTGCCATTATCAACCTTCCAGCTGTTCCAGATGCCTTCTATCGGGAGTCCTCATCCGAATTGTGCGACTGGTGTCTTTTCGCCCCCCTGAAGCAGAGCTCGGCTCCTGTGATCCGCCGGTACATATCTTTAATGTCTTCACACTCGGCCTCAAAGTGGTTCGTGGCGTCATACGAGCGGGACACAAATATCTGGGGAGGATGCAGGAAAAGGCTGAAGACAACAAAACtaagctgtgtttgtttttcttcagaaaACATCATTACCTGGCTCCTCTTCCCATCATCGTTGGGTACCAGCAGGTGCCGGACTGACACGAATCTAGAGTTGAGATGAGGAGACGTCCatgaaatgtcattttaaaacatgaCGAGGTCGATTTTGATCTGACGTGTTACCAACTTTTGCATGATGGGCTCCAGAAGCTCCAGCGCTGGCTGCACTTCTCTCTCCGGGTTGCCGGTTTCTGCCGCGGTGCTCACCGTGGCGATGTAAACGCCGTCTGCCGCCACGTTGTGGGCACCCGACACCACCGATATGTAGATGTCTGCATTGAggaggggttaaaggtcaaattcCACCTGGTAAATATGCTCACTTGTGCTGAAAGAAAGACCTGATTTCCTGTTGGCTTGCGTATGAGGGATGATGATTTGACAGGATTGGGCCTCGTGGGTGTTTTTAACTGGGTGATTCAGTAAGCAGATGACTCTGATCACACGGCCCACCTTCCTGACGCGATTAGGAACATATTTTGGATCGCAGATGAGTtgtttgcagaggaacagctgTGTGGAGGGCAAAGAGAGAATCCCTTTATTTTAGAACGACTTTCCTTTAAAGGTGTTTACGCTAACAGCTGCTTTTGAACATCTGCTCAATATTCAACTTTTATTCCACAtcgttgttattattatttcctccatctgtctttGTGTTCTCTTGCCTTCCCATCAGACCTCACAGCCTTCACTCTGCCGTTGTCCATCACGACCTCATTCACGGCTCTGTtcagcaggaaggtcccccCGTACTCCGCGTTCAGCCTGGAACACAAAGGTTGGCTCCCGTCAAACAACAAGCATGACGACGATCTCGCAGAGCTGTTCCAAACAGCAGCCGTCAATCCTCAACCTGGCGAATCCCTGGGGCAGCTCTCCCATCCCATACACAGGGTAGATGTATGGACTGGCGCTGTGGCGAGACAGGGACTCGGAGTACAGCTTGATCCGGTTAATAGTTTCCAAAAACGGCTGGTCCAGGTAACTGCAGGGTCACATTGTGAATGAGAACAGACGGGTTAATTCTCAGAGGATCACCGGCTCTTCTGTGAGACGGCGTGGCTGACCTGTCACTGCTGTGTAAGGCGATGGCGTGACCCGTGAACTCCATGGCGTCTAGTCCCAGGTCGAAGTGGCTGAAGAGGTCTCGCACGCTCATGCTGTTGGGATCCATGTCCTGGTAGGTGCCTGGGTTTCTCACATCAAAGTTGAGGGCGAAGAGAAGCAGCTTCCTGAACCTTCTCCTGTCGAACATCCCCATCAGATCTAAAACACACGTGCATCTTACGGTTTAGTTGACTCAGAAACGagcgtggggggtggggggtggggggtgggggggggctcttaaAGTGCCGTCTTCATCACCTGAAGCATGCGCTTCCTCTTCTGTTCCAGGAACTTTGTGCACTTTGCCTCCCTTGTATACATAACTGCCTTGGATGACTTTAAAATCCACATATCGAGTCACCTCAGTGTGCACCAATATTTTCACCAGCTCACCTAATTCAAACATGTGTAGAAGAAACATTCAATGTGTTTCGACTAATGATGAGACGTCACACAATCATAACGATAACCAGCACTATGAGCTCACCGCTGGCCAGAAAGAATTTGGGAATCAGGTCAATGTTCCACTCTTTCCCACGGCCCAGTGGCTCAGCAGGGCGTGGAACCTTAAACCTCTTGTACAGCTGTACGCCACAACAACAGCACGGACTAAATTAGTGCAAGCTTAGTGAAAGGCAGCGCGTGTGCACGCAGATGTCTGCTCAGAAGGTGTGTGTAAAAACAGACCTGTTCAAGGGGGGAAATGGATGCACTCTCTCCTCCATAATAGCTGTTCCTGTCGATGTGGAGCACCTTCTTTCCATTTAGAGACATTAGACCTGACAAAATACATTcctgagacagagagggaatCAACACTTAATGATAAATAACATCAAGATGACAACCCAATGTTGGAACTCTCTTAAATCAGGCAAGAGAAGCTTCATATAAATGAGCTGTATGcacaccccccacccagcaACATATTATTATGACTGTGAACACAACTGGCAATGAGTAATTAAGcaaactgtaaaaacaacaacacacaaaagtCTCTTAATGCGAATGTTATTAAGACAATGGTAGTAATTGTGAGTGACGGTTCACTTTTGGGAATATGTAAATAAGCTTTCGGTATTTCTGGACAGCACCAATATAACATCAAGAGAATACATAAACAATCTAATACTTAGcaagaaaaaatatttaaatgagaaCAGAAGTTGTGGTTATGACTCGACTTTGCAAATGAATTTCAGACTCAAATCACAGCAGGAAATATCAAGCCTTGTGTTCTGTGCCTCTTCCACTCCAGTCCACATAGAGAAAAGAACTGTCTTACCTTGATTCCAGTTCCAAGCACAATAATATCATAT is drawn from Takifugu rubripes chromosome 19, fTakRub1.2, whole genome shotgun sequence and contains these coding sequences:
- the LOC101068640 gene encoding rab GDP dissociation inhibitor beta isoform X2 — protein: MSLNGKKVLHIDRNSYYGGESASISPLEQLYKRFKVPRPAEPLGRGKEWNIDLIPKFFLASGELVKILVHTEVTRYVDFKVIQGSYVYKGGKVHKVPGTEEEAHASDLMGMFDRRRFRKLLLFALNFDVRNPGTYQDMDPNSMSVRDLFSHFDLGLDAMEFTGHAIALHSSDSYLDQPFLETINRIKLYSESLSRHSASPYIYPVYGMGELPQGFARLNAEYGGTFLLNRAVNEVVMDNGRVKAVRSDGKLFLCKQLICDPKYVPNRVRKVGRVIRVICLLNHPVKNTHEAQSCQIIIPHTQANRKSDIYISVVSGAHNVAADGVYIATVSTAAETGNPEREVQPALELLEPIMQKFVSVRHLLVPNDDGKRSQIFVSRSYDATNHFEAECEDIKDMYRRITGAELCFRGAKRHQSHNSDEDSR
- the LOC101068640 gene encoding rab GDP dissociation inhibitor beta isoform X1 — protein: MALNSSKQSARMQEYDIIVLGTGIKECILSGLMSLNGKKVLHIDRNSYYGGESASISPLEQLYKRFKVPRPAEPLGRGKEWNIDLIPKFFLASGELVKILVHTEVTRYVDFKVIQGSYVYKGGKVHKVPGTEEEAHASDLMGMFDRRRFRKLLLFALNFDVRNPGTYQDMDPNSMSVRDLFSHFDLGLDAMEFTGHAIALHSSDSYLDQPFLETINRIKLYSESLSRHSASPYIYPVYGMGELPQGFARLNAEYGGTFLLNRAVNEVVMDNGRVKAVRSDGKLFLCKQLICDPKYVPNRVRKVGRVIRVICLLNHPVKNTHEAQSCQIIIPHTQANRKSDIYISVVSGAHNVAADGVYIATVSTAAETGNPEREVQPALELLEPIMQKFVSVRHLLVPNDDGKRSQIFVSRSYDATNHFEAECEDIKDMYRRITGAELCFRGAKRHQSHNSDEDSR